From Actinopolymorpha cephalotaxi, one genomic window encodes:
- a CDS encoding coenzyme F420-0:L-glutamate ligase, with protein MSDDPRTGSILVTPVLGIPEVRAGDDLAALIAEHSTDVRAGDVLVVSSKIVSKAEGRVVAGDDRFAAIRSETVRVVAERGPTQIVQTRHGFVMAAAGVDASNVEPGKLLLLPLDSDDSARRLRRGLTERLGVRVGVVVTDTFGRPWRLGQTDLAIGAAGVRVVDEHRGRVDAYGNELVVTAPAHADEIAGAAELVKGKSAQVPVAVVRGLAALVTDDDGPGVRALVRSAEDDMFRLGAREARREALRLPVGTGPLADVAVDADQVRRALSEVIGTPAEQGDNGRWGAVEVTGARVLKPILDALGLPSSAPALVVVHIRADGEPARTDALLGAGGLRERLVRSCAVEGLACQWLPAEIAGDAVRQVLPADAEPVGALAIGAARASAQNAR; from the coding sequence GTGAGCGACGACCCGCGTACCGGCTCGATCCTCGTCACTCCCGTCCTCGGGATACCCGAGGTCCGGGCCGGTGACGATCTCGCCGCCCTGATCGCCGAGCACAGCACCGACGTCCGCGCCGGCGACGTGCTGGTGGTGTCCAGCAAGATCGTCAGCAAGGCCGAGGGCCGGGTGGTCGCGGGCGACGACCGGTTCGCCGCGATCCGGTCCGAGACCGTACGGGTCGTCGCCGAACGCGGGCCCACCCAGATCGTCCAGACCCGGCACGGGTTCGTGATGGCCGCCGCCGGGGTGGACGCGTCCAACGTCGAGCCCGGCAAACTGCTGCTGCTCCCGCTGGACTCCGACGACTCGGCGCGCCGGCTGCGGCGCGGGCTGACCGAACGCCTCGGCGTACGCGTCGGCGTCGTCGTCACCGACACGTTCGGGCGGCCTTGGCGGCTCGGCCAGACCGACCTCGCCATCGGCGCCGCCGGCGTACGCGTGGTCGACGAGCACCGCGGCCGGGTCGACGCGTACGGCAACGAACTCGTCGTCACCGCCCCCGCGCACGCGGACGAGATCGCCGGCGCGGCGGAACTCGTCAAGGGAAAGAGCGCGCAGGTCCCGGTGGCGGTCGTGCGCGGACTCGCCGCGCTGGTCACCGACGACGACGGTCCGGGCGTGCGCGCCCTGGTCCGGTCCGCCGAGGACGACATGTTCCGGCTCGGCGCGCGGGAGGCCAGGCGGGAGGCGCTCCGGCTCCCGGTCGGCACCGGCCCGCTCGCCGACGTCGCGGTGGACGCCGACCAGGTACGCCGGGCGCTGTCCGAGGTGATCGGTACGCCGGCCGAGCAAGGGGACAACGGGCGCTGGGGTGCGGTCGAGGTGACCGGGGCGCGGGTGCTCAAGCCGATCCTGGACGCGCTCGGTCTGCCCTCCTCGGCACCTGCCCTCGTCGTCGTCCACATCCGCGCCGACGGCGAACCGGCGCGCACGGACGCCCTGCTCGGAGCGGGCGGACTGCGCGAGCGGCTGGTGCGTTCCTGCGCGGTCGAGGGGCTCGCCTGCCAGTGGCTGCCCGCCGAGATCGCCGGGGACGCGGTACGTCAGGTGCTGCCCGCGGACGCCGAACCGGTCGGGGCGCTGGCGATCGGCGCCGCCCGGGCGAGCGCTCAGAACGCCCGGTAG
- a CDS encoding DNA-3-methyladenine glycosylase family protein, which translates to MSAPTVARTRTVATETLVDPVLTMRGLRRGGGDPVHRTGPDGTIWRGTRTPDGVATVAISARPADGAIEGRAWGPGADWILDHLPGLVGAEDDPAGFEPGLALLERLHRRFAGWRVCRTGLVMESLTPAILEQKVTSTEAWRSWRELVWRFGERAPGPAPFPLWVQPDARTLAGLPPWEWHRAGVGPQRAETLVRCARLATALERTVGLDFAEVERRLRSVPGVGVWTAAEVMQRAHGNADAVSVGDFHIAKSVGWALAGERYDDETMLAVLERWRGHRYRVTRLIELAGITAPRRGPRFSPRDYRAF; encoded by the coding sequence ATGTCCGCGCCGACCGTCGCACGCACCCGCACGGTGGCGACCGAGACCCTGGTCGACCCGGTGCTGACGATGCGCGGCCTGCGGCGCGGCGGCGGCGACCCGGTGCACCGCACCGGCCCCGACGGCACGATCTGGCGCGGCACCCGCACCCCCGACGGCGTGGCCACGGTCGCGATCTCCGCCCGGCCCGCCGACGGCGCGATCGAGGGCCGGGCGTGGGGACCCGGCGCGGACTGGATCCTGGACCACCTGCCCGGACTGGTGGGCGCGGAGGACGACCCGGCCGGGTTCGAACCCGGACTCGCGCTGCTGGAACGCCTGCACCGCCGGTTCGCCGGCTGGCGGGTCTGCCGTACCGGCCTGGTGATGGAGTCCCTGACCCCCGCGATCCTGGAACAGAAGGTCACCTCCACCGAGGCGTGGCGGTCCTGGCGCGAACTCGTGTGGCGGTTCGGTGAGCGCGCGCCCGGCCCGGCGCCGTTCCCGCTGTGGGTGCAGCCGGACGCGCGCACGCTCGCCGGCCTGCCGCCGTGGGAATGGCACCGCGCGGGGGTCGGCCCGCAGCGGGCCGAGACCCTCGTCCGCTGCGCCCGGCTGGCCACCGCGCTGGAGCGGACGGTCGGACTGGACTTCGCCGAGGTCGAACGCCGGCTGCGCAGCGTTCCCGGCGTCGGGGTGTGGACGGCGGCGGAGGTGATGCAGCGGGCGCACGGGAACGCCGACGCGGTGTCGGTGGGCGACTTCCACATCGCGAAGTCGGTGGGCTGGGCGCTGGCCGGCGAACGCTACGACGACGAGACCATGCTGGCGGTGCTGGAACGCTGGCGCGGCCATCGCTACCGCGTCACCCGGCTGATCGAACTCGCCGGGATCACCGCACCACGCCGGGGCCCGCGGTTCTCCCCCCGCGACTACCGGGCGTTCTGA
- a CDS encoding DUF3105 domain-containing protein, giving the protein MARNDQQTDRRGRLEQARQEHESGERRRRLTLVAVCVVVGVLLVGAAAWVPVGNWMDRRDGKRFPALGVSAAQAGLSAVRSDRPSGVNDHRPNGEAIAYRSIPPTSGPHWAQPASFSRKFYDTKDRPDVETLVHNLEHGYTVVWYDDTIAHDPAQVAALRNIAKRNESSEFDNAKKLIVAPWKKGEGAFPEGEHVALTHWSTTAGRRQYAESVSGQAIEQFMKKFPAADSPEPQGP; this is encoded by the coding sequence GTGGCAAGGAACGACCAGCAGACGGACAGGCGCGGGCGGCTCGAGCAGGCACGCCAGGAGCACGAGAGCGGCGAGCGTCGCAGGAGGCTCACCCTCGTCGCGGTCTGCGTGGTCGTGGGCGTGCTCCTCGTCGGGGCCGCGGCCTGGGTGCCCGTCGGCAACTGGATGGACCGCCGGGACGGCAAGAGGTTTCCGGCGCTCGGGGTGTCCGCCGCACAGGCGGGGCTGAGTGCTGTACGCAGCGACCGCCCCTCCGGCGTCAACGACCACCGGCCGAACGGTGAGGCGATCGCCTACCGCTCGATTCCCCCGACTTCCGGACCCCACTGGGCACAGCCGGCGAGCTTCTCGCGGAAGTTCTACGACACGAAGGACCGGCCGGACGTCGAGACGCTCGTGCACAACCTCGAACACGGCTACACCGTCGTCTGGTACGACGACACGATCGCGCACGACCCCGCGCAGGTGGCCGCGCTACGCAACATCGCGAAGCGTAACGAGTCCAGCGAGTTCGACAACGCCAAGAAGCTCATCGTCGCCCCGTGGAAGAAGGGCGAGGGCGCGTTCCCGGAGGGCGAGCACGTCGCTCTCACCCACTGGTCGACGACCGCCGGGAGACGTCAGTACGCGGAGAGCGTGAGCGGGCAGGCGATCGAGCAGTTCATGAAGAAGTTCCCGGCCGCCGACTCCCCTGAGCCGCAGGGGCCCTGA
- a CDS encoding mannose-1-phosphate guanylyltransferase — protein sequence MRYAVINAGGTGTRLWPLSRASFPKQLLSVRGGKSLLRLAYERLEGFVPTERIFVCAGTAHQQAIMDHLPELPEENFLGEPVGRDTANAIGLACAVIVERDPDAVAAFVTSDHVIEPIESFREALGTAFDTVEAHPHMLATFGVPPTSAHTGLGYIERADPLPDAPRGAGPGGGPAVFGVTAFTEKPDAATAQAYVAGGRHLWNSGMFVWRADTLLTQLHRHLPGAYDGVTRIAKAWDTPERTTVAEKAYAELPKISIDYAVMEPAARGEDDARVVVVPMAVDWIDVGAWPALARTLANDPAHNASNAVTVLVDSEGNIVVSDDPEHLVATVGLRDTIVVHTPDVTMVCPKNDAERVKDLVARVRQTHGDRYA from the coding sequence ATGCGGTACGCGGTCATCAACGCGGGGGGTACGGGCACACGGCTGTGGCCGCTGTCCCGCGCGAGCTTCCCCAAGCAGCTGCTGAGCGTCCGGGGCGGCAAGAGCCTGCTCCGGCTGGCATACGAGCGGCTGGAGGGGTTCGTCCCCACCGAGCGGATCTTCGTCTGCGCCGGCACCGCTCACCAGCAGGCGATCATGGACCACCTGCCGGAGCTTCCGGAGGAGAACTTCCTCGGTGAGCCGGTCGGCCGCGACACCGCCAACGCGATCGGCCTGGCCTGCGCGGTGATCGTCGAGCGTGACCCGGACGCGGTGGCCGCGTTCGTCACCTCCGACCACGTGATCGAACCCATCGAGTCGTTCCGCGAGGCGCTGGGCACCGCCTTCGACACGGTCGAGGCGCACCCGCACATGCTGGCGACGTTCGGCGTACCACCCACGTCGGCACACACCGGCCTCGGTTACATCGAGCGCGCCGACCCGCTGCCGGACGCGCCTCGCGGTGCCGGACCTGGCGGCGGGCCCGCGGTGTTCGGCGTCACCGCGTTCACCGAGAAGCCGGACGCCGCGACCGCGCAGGCCTACGTCGCCGGCGGGCGCCACCTGTGGAACTCCGGGATGTTCGTGTGGCGGGCCGACACCCTGCTCACCCAGCTGCACCGGCACCTGCCGGGCGCCTACGACGGCGTGACCCGGATCGCCAAGGCGTGGGACACCCCCGAGCGGACGACCGTCGCGGAGAAGGCCTACGCCGAGCTGCCCAAGATCAGCATCGACTACGCCGTGATGGAGCCGGCCGCGCGGGGCGAGGACGACGCCCGCGTCGTGGTGGTCCCGATGGCGGTGGACTGGATCGACGTCGGCGCCTGGCCGGCGCTGGCGCGCACGCTCGCGAACGACCCGGCGCACAACGCCAGTAACGCCGTCACGGTGCTGGTCGACTCCGAGGGCAACATCGTGGTCAGCGACGACCCCGAGCACCTGGTGGCGACCGTCGGACTGCGCGACACGATCGTCGTGCACACCCCGGACGTCACGATGGTCTGCCCGAAGAACGACGCCGAGCGGGTGAAGGATCTCGTGGCCCGGGTCCGCCAGACCCACGGCGACCGGTACGCCTGA
- a CDS encoding TIGR03089 family protein has product MATPNTPARALAAALAADPATPFLTFYDDATGERVELSLATLDNWVAKTANLLQDGLGTDPGARVAIMLPPHWQTAVWMLAAWSAGLTVALGDEAGGDADLVVTGPDRLAEVTAGPAAGARDTVALALRPLGGPFTQALPAGVLDYGAEVPGYADQFTAYVPVDPHAPALVTPDATLTGEELLAAAVRRAEEIGLEPGGRLLTDANPADPYGCLDALLAPLAEQGSVILVRNPDLALVDRRCEVEKVTVTRLRAAGR; this is encoded by the coding sequence GTGGCGACCCCGAACACTCCCGCACGCGCGCTGGCCGCGGCCCTGGCGGCCGACCCGGCGACGCCGTTCCTCACCTTCTACGACGACGCCACCGGCGAACGCGTCGAACTGTCCCTCGCGACGCTGGACAACTGGGTCGCCAAGACCGCGAACCTCCTCCAGGACGGCCTGGGCACCGACCCGGGCGCCCGGGTCGCGATCATGCTCCCGCCGCACTGGCAGACCGCGGTGTGGATGCTGGCCGCGTGGTCGGCCGGACTCACCGTCGCCCTCGGCGATGAGGCCGGCGGCGACGCCGACCTGGTGGTCACCGGACCGGACCGGCTGGCCGAGGTGACGGCCGGGCCCGCCGCCGGTGCCCGCGACACGGTGGCGCTCGCGCTGCGCCCGCTGGGCGGGCCGTTCACGCAGGCACTGCCGGCGGGGGTGCTGGACTACGGCGCGGAGGTGCCGGGGTACGCCGACCAGTTCACGGCGTACGTCCCGGTCGATCCGCACGCGCCCGCCCTGGTCACACCCGACGCGACCCTCACCGGCGAGGAACTCCTCGCCGCCGCCGTCCGGCGCGCGGAGGAGATCGGCCTGGAGCCGGGCGGGCGGCTGCTCACCGACGCCAACCCGGCCGATCCGTACGGCTGCCTGGACGCGCTGCTCGCCCCGCTGGCCGAGCAGGGCTCGGTGATCCTGGTCCGCAACCCCGACCTCGCGCTGGTCGACCGTCGCTGCGAGGTGGAGAAGGTCACCGTGACCCGGCTCCGCGCGGCCGGTCGGTGA
- a CDS encoding acetoacetate--CoA ligase produces the protein MSEPGSAQGQVLWSPPADVLDRTRIGDYLRWLDRERSLRFADYASLWRWSVDDLPAFWASVWDYFQVRGRRGDTVLEGDAMPGARWFPGARVNYAEQMLAGLPAEGPVVVARSQTREPVELTAAQLRAEVARARAGLVRLGVGHGDRVAAYLPNIPETLVLLLATASLGAVFSSCAPEFGTRSVVDRWSQIEPKVLVAVDGYRYGAKDIDRTGELAAIRAALPTLAHVVVVPYLSEDAARRTPGASTWADLLAGPDPGEPEFEPVAFDHPLYLLYSSGTTGLPKPIVHGHGGILLEHLKTLALHFDLGPGDRFFWFSTTGWMMWNVLVSGLLVGATVVLVDGNPAQPDLGHLWRLADECGVTFFGTSAPFLMSCRRAGLRPADVADLSRIRGLGSTGAPLPPEGFGWVYENVNPTLQLQSFSGGTDLCTGFVGGSPLLPVYAGELSCACLGAAVAAYDPAGHPVVGQLGELVIERPMPSMPVGFWGDSDGSRYRAAYFADFPGVWRHGDWVEITPRGTCVITGRSDATLKRGGVRMGTAEFYSVVDGFPEITDSLVVHLENARPGGASGAAADADASEELLLFVVLAEGTELDDDLRRRLAAGLRRELSPRHVPDEIVAVRAIPRTLSGKKLEVPVKRILEGRPVEEAASTGALSDPGALAAFEAYARNRRQAPE, from the coding sequence ATGAGCGAGCCCGGGAGCGCGCAGGGGCAGGTTCTGTGGAGCCCCCCGGCCGACGTCCTTGACCGGACCAGGATCGGCGACTACCTGCGCTGGCTCGACCGCGAACGCTCGCTGCGGTTCGCCGACTACGCGTCCCTGTGGCGGTGGTCGGTGGACGACCTGCCCGCCTTCTGGGCGAGTGTGTGGGACTACTTCCAGGTGCGTGGCCGGCGCGGCGACACCGTCCTCGAAGGCGACGCCATGCCCGGCGCGCGGTGGTTCCCCGGCGCCCGGGTCAACTACGCCGAGCAGATGCTGGCCGGCCTACCCGCCGAGGGGCCGGTGGTGGTGGCCAGGTCGCAGACCAGGGAGCCGGTCGAGCTCACCGCGGCGCAGCTGCGTGCGGAGGTGGCCCGGGCGCGGGCCGGGCTCGTGCGCCTGGGCGTGGGACACGGCGACCGGGTCGCGGCGTACCTCCCGAACATCCCGGAGACCCTCGTCCTGCTGCTGGCCACCGCGAGCCTGGGTGCGGTGTTCTCCTCCTGCGCCCCGGAGTTCGGCACCCGCAGCGTCGTCGACCGGTGGAGCCAGATCGAGCCGAAGGTGCTGGTGGCCGTGGACGGCTACCGCTACGGCGCGAAGGACATCGACCGGACCGGCGAGCTGGCAGCCATCAGGGCCGCGCTGCCCACGCTCGCGCACGTGGTCGTGGTGCCCTACCTGTCCGAGGACGCCGCGCGGCGGACACCCGGCGCGTCCACCTGGGCGGACCTGCTGGCCGGCCCCGATCCGGGTGAGCCGGAGTTCGAGCCGGTGGCGTTCGACCATCCGCTGTATCTCCTGTACTCCTCGGGCACCACCGGGCTGCCCAAGCCGATCGTGCACGGGCACGGCGGCATCCTGCTCGAGCACCTGAAGACCCTCGCCCTGCACTTCGACCTGGGCCCGGGCGACCGGTTCTTCTGGTTCTCCACCACCGGCTGGATGATGTGGAACGTCCTGGTGTCCGGCCTGCTCGTCGGTGCCACCGTCGTCCTGGTCGACGGCAATCCCGCCCAGCCCGACCTCGGCCACCTGTGGCGGCTGGCCGACGAGTGCGGCGTGACGTTCTTCGGCACGAGCGCGCCGTTCCTGATGAGCTGCCGCCGGGCCGGGCTGCGGCCGGCCGACGTGGCCGACCTGTCCCGGATCCGCGGCCTGGGATCGACCGGCGCGCCGCTGCCGCCGGAGGGCTTCGGCTGGGTGTACGAGAACGTCAACCCCACCTTGCAGCTGCAGTCGTTCTCCGGCGGCACGGACCTGTGCACCGGATTCGTCGGTGGCTCGCCGCTGCTTCCGGTGTACGCGGGCGAGCTGTCCTGCGCGTGCCTGGGCGCGGCGGTCGCGGCGTACGACCCGGCCGGTCACCCGGTCGTCGGCCAGCTGGGCGAGCTCGTGATCGAGCGCCCGATGCCGTCCATGCCGGTGGGGTTCTGGGGCGACTCCGACGGCTCCCGCTACCGCGCCGCGTACTTCGCCGACTTCCCGGGCGTGTGGCGGCACGGCGACTGGGTGGAGATCACACCACGCGGCACCTGCGTGATCACCGGCCGCTCCGACGCGACGCTGAAGCGGGGCGGGGTACGCATGGGCACCGCGGAGTTCTACTCCGTGGTCGACGGGTTCCCCGAGATCACCGACAGCCTGGTCGTCCACCTGGAGAACGCCCGGCCCGGCGGAGCTTCCGGGGCCGCCGCGGATGCGGACGCGAGCGAGGAACTGCTGCTGTTCGTCGTCCTAGCCGAGGGGACCGAGCTGGACGACGACCTGCGCCGCCGGCTGGCCGCCGGCCTGCGCCGCGAGCTGTCGCCGCGGCACGTGCCGGACGAGATCGTCGCGGTGCGCGCGATCCCGCGGACGTTGTCCGGCAAGAAGCTGGAGGTGCCGGTCAAGCGGATCCTGGAGGGCCGGCCGGTCGAGGAGGCCGCGAGTACGGGTGCGCTGTCCGACCCGGGCGCACTCGCGGCGTTCGAGGCGTACGCCCGGAACCGCCGTCAGGCCCCCGAGTAG
- the galE gene encoding UDP-glucose 4-epimerase GalE yields the protein MTWLVTGGAGFIGAHVVHALHAAGEQIVVLDDLSTGVPARIADLDDVPLVRGSVQATSLVAKLLREYEISGVVHVAAKKQPGESVDNPLLYYRENLGGLESLLRAMTDVGVDALVFSSSASTYGDQDTDVLTEDATCRPVSPYGETKLVGEWLIADVARSAGLRHISLRYFNAAGAAAPELADTGAFNLIPMVFERLTAGLPPKIFGDDYPTPDGTTIRDYIHVGDIASAHVAAARHLTAGHQAREVLNVGTGQGSSTREIVETILDVSGYTDLKPELLARRPGDPAVSIAGADRIREVLGWSAAHDMRSTVAAAWEGWLFHHPEARRDGGAGSAG from the coding sequence ATGACCTGGCTCGTCACCGGAGGCGCCGGCTTCATCGGCGCGCACGTCGTCCACGCACTTCATGCCGCGGGAGAACAGATCGTCGTGCTCGACGACCTGTCCACCGGGGTGCCCGCCCGGATCGCCGACCTCGACGACGTTCCGCTCGTCCGGGGTTCGGTGCAGGCGACCAGCCTGGTCGCCAAGCTGTTGCGGGAGTACGAGATCAGTGGCGTCGTGCACGTCGCCGCCAAGAAGCAGCCAGGTGAGTCGGTCGACAACCCGCTGCTCTACTACCGAGAGAACCTCGGCGGACTGGAGTCGCTGCTGCGGGCGATGACCGACGTCGGCGTGGACGCCCTGGTCTTCTCCTCCAGTGCCTCGACCTACGGCGACCAGGACACCGACGTCCTCACCGAGGACGCGACCTGCCGTCCGGTCTCTCCGTACGGCGAGACCAAGCTCGTTGGAGAGTGGCTGATCGCCGACGTGGCCCGGAGCGCCGGGCTGCGGCACATCAGCCTGCGCTACTTCAACGCCGCCGGTGCCGCCGCTCCCGAACTCGCCGACACCGGCGCGTTCAACCTCATCCCGATGGTGTTCGAACGCCTGACCGCCGGGCTGCCGCCGAAGATCTTCGGTGACGACTACCCGACCCCGGACGGCACCACCATCCGCGACTACATCCACGTCGGCGACATCGCCTCCGCACACGTCGCGGCGGCCCGGCACCTCACCGCCGGGCACCAGGCCCGCGAGGTGCTCAACGTCGGCACCGGCCAGGGGTCGTCCACCCGGGAGATCGTGGAGACCATCCTCGACGTGTCCGGTTACACCGACCTCAAGCCCGAGCTGCTCGCCCGCCGGCCCGGCGACCCCGCGGTGTCGATCGCGGGTGCCGACCGGATCCGGGAGGTGCTCGGCTGGTCGGCCGCACACGACATGCGGTCCACGGTGGCGGCGGCCTGGGAGGGGTGGCTGTTCCACCATCCGGAGGCCCGCCGCGACGGCGGCGCCGGGAGCGCGGGATGA
- a CDS encoding DUF5941 domain-containing protein, with product MSRLHQTGVIPLPTAFLVGPVVSAGPGPLPVARHLRALGYDVVEVDALAHLPAAVASAPPGRVALVDGRFVGHLHALRRAVCDSRPEAIAGPGTLAVAPSARPHLLDALAAVTARTSTTVTTGTTGTTASTAPTTSSRSSRPDAPPVDIARVADALAARVTVARTDPAPLVAGIAESPQERAALEARARAVDEESYRLKSAVKAEDTAFTTFFVRSYSGYAARWFARLGLGPNHVTILSLIVALGAAATVATGTRSSYVLGALLFHAAFSLDCIDGDLARYTVSFSKLGARMDLTFDRVKEYALFAGLAIGAARDGDPHIWWLAAAAMAFQTVRHQMHAAYEEVSAGPAEDAPALADQVQARIGGSRWKVWLRRGIVLPQGERSALICLLVAFTNPQVVFVVLLAVGVIAAAYAFLGRLLRSLRRVRRPWSKSAGLSLGALVDVGPVGWIVHTSLPGRSLPAPLAALVALLVLVFSLAVIPAVGVGWVLLGVLWYVLIVGFASRQPLNGWADWVLPPTFRAAEYALAIVLAATLAPAALPAAFGYVAACAFHHYDTIYRLSEDGTHPRRRLTVVTGGHDGRMLVLALLALGGATVFQVGLTVLAVALAVVFVAESVIATAAQVRDRDATGVPAAEATAGVAR from the coding sequence ATGAGCCGACTCCACCAGACAGGGGTGATCCCGCTGCCGACCGCGTTCCTCGTCGGCCCCGTCGTCTCCGCCGGACCGGGGCCCCTGCCCGTCGCCCGCCACCTGCGTGCGCTGGGTTACGACGTGGTCGAGGTGGACGCGCTCGCACACCTGCCGGCGGCGGTGGCCTCCGCGCCACCCGGACGGGTCGCCCTCGTCGACGGCCGGTTCGTGGGGCACCTGCACGCACTGCGACGGGCCGTGTGCGACTCGCGGCCGGAAGCGATCGCCGGGCCCGGAACCCTCGCCGTGGCGCCCTCGGCCAGGCCGCACCTGCTCGACGCCCTGGCCGCCGTCACCGCGAGGACCTCGACGACCGTGACAACCGGGACGACCGGGACGACCGCCTCGACGGCTCCCACCACCTCCTCGCGCTCCTCGCGCCCGGACGCCCCACCCGTGGACATCGCCCGGGTCGCCGACGCGCTCGCCGCCCGCGTCACCGTGGCCAGGACCGATCCCGCCCCGCTGGTGGCCGGGATCGCCGAGTCCCCGCAGGAGCGGGCGGCCCTGGAGGCCCGGGCCCGCGCGGTCGACGAGGAGAGCTACCGGCTGAAGAGCGCGGTCAAGGCCGAGGACACCGCGTTCACCACGTTCTTCGTCCGCAGCTACTCCGGGTACGCCGCCCGGTGGTTCGCCCGGCTCGGGCTCGGGCCCAACCACGTCACGATCCTGTCGCTGATCGTCGCCCTCGGCGCCGCGGCGACGGTCGCCACCGGCACCAGGTCCAGCTACGTGCTGGGCGCGCTGCTGTTCCACGCGGCGTTCTCGCTGGACTGCATCGACGGCGACCTCGCCCGCTACACCGTCTCGTTCAGCAAGCTCGGCGCCCGGATGGACCTCACCTTCGACCGGGTGAAGGAGTACGCCCTGTTCGCCGGGCTGGCGATCGGGGCGGCCCGTGACGGCGACCCGCACATCTGGTGGCTGGCCGCGGCGGCGATGGCGTTCCAGACCGTCCGGCACCAGATGCACGCGGCGTACGAGGAGGTCAGCGCGGGCCCCGCCGAGGACGCACCGGCGCTGGCCGACCAGGTGCAGGCGCGCATCGGTGGCAGCCGGTGGAAGGTCTGGCTGCGCCGCGGGATCGTCCTGCCCCAGGGCGAACGCTCGGCGCTGATCTGCCTGCTGGTCGCGTTCACCAACCCGCAGGTGGTGTTCGTGGTACTGCTCGCGGTCGGGGTGATCGCCGCGGCGTACGCCTTCCTCGGGCGGCTCCTGCGCAGCCTGCGGCGGGTCCGCCGGCCCTGGTCGAAGTCGGCCGGGCTGTCCCTGGGCGCACTGGTCGACGTCGGGCCGGTCGGCTGGATCGTGCACACCTCCCTCCCCGGCCGCTCGCTGCCCGCGCCACTGGCCGCGCTCGTCGCCCTGCTGGTGCTGGTGTTCTCTCTCGCGGTGATCCCGGCGGTCGGCGTGGGCTGGGTGCTGCTCGGCGTGCTGTGGTACGTCCTGATCGTGGGGTTCGCCAGCCGGCAACCGCTCAACGGCTGGGCCGACTGGGTGCTGCCGCCGACGTTCCGGGCCGCGGAGTACGCCCTGGCGATCGTCCTCGCCGCCACCCTCGCCCCGGCTGCACTGCCCGCGGCGTTCGGCTACGTCGCGGCGTGCGCGTTCCACCACTACGACACCATCTACCGCCTGAGCGAGGACGGCACGCACCCCCGCCGCCGGCTCACCGTCGTCACCGGCGGGCACGACGGCCGGATGCTGGTCCTCGCGCTGCTCGCCCTCGGCGGGGCGACGGTGTTCCAGGTGGGCCTCACCGTCCTCGCGGTCGCGCTCGCGGTGGTGTTCGTCGCCGAGAGCGTGATCGCCACGGCGGCGCAGGTCCGTGACCGTGACGCGACCGGGGTCCCGGCCGCCGAAGCCACCGCTGGAGTCGCCCGATGA
- a CDS encoding phosphocholine cytidylyltransferase family protein has product MIGLVLAAGTGRRLRPYTDTLPKALVPLAGEHRPEADYPLTPLDTILANFARIGVTDVAVVVGYAAQAVHDRRDHLERTHGVTLDLIHNDRATTWNNCYSLWCARHLFSQGCLLANGDTVHPVQVEHALLAAASPAGSGAAGAGPDLLLALDTVKPLAEEEMKVIWSPDRGVTRITKELDPASATGEYIGVSLIGPGAAEPLTAALEETWRKDPNLYYEDGYQAAVDAGFRVDVAPIGDLPWVEIDDHADLARSAQVLAAIADTTTEATAETTTHPRLER; this is encoded by the coding sequence ATGATCGGCCTGGTCCTCGCCGCCGGCACCGGCCGGCGACTGCGCCCGTACACCGACACCCTCCCCAAGGCCCTGGTGCCGCTCGCGGGCGAACATCGGCCGGAGGCCGACTACCCGCTCACGCCGCTGGACACGATCCTCGCCAACTTCGCCCGGATCGGGGTGACCGACGTGGCGGTGGTGGTCGGGTACGCCGCGCAGGCCGTCCACGACCGCCGGGACCATCTCGAACGCACCCACGGCGTCACGCTGGACCTCATCCACAACGACCGGGCCACCACCTGGAACAACTGCTACTCCTTGTGGTGCGCACGCCACCTGTTCTCCCAGGGCTGCCTGCTCGCGAACGGCGACACGGTGCACCCGGTGCAGGTCGAGCACGCCCTGCTCGCGGCGGCGAGCCCGGCCGGGAGCGGAGCCGCCGGCGCCGGCCCCGACCTGCTGCTCGCCCTGGACACGGTGAAGCCGCTGGCCGAGGAGGAGATGAAGGTGATCTGGTCGCCCGACCGCGGCGTCACCCGGATCACCAAGGAGCTCGACCCGGCGTCGGCGACCGGGGAGTACATCGGGGTGAGCCTGATCGGGCCCGGGGCGGCCGAGCCGCTCACCGCCGCGCTCGAGGAGACGTGGCGCAAGGACCCGAACCTCTACTACGAGGACGGCTACCAGGCGGCCGTCGACGCGGGCTTCCGGGTCGACGTCGCCCCGATCGGCGACCTGCCGTGGGTGGAGATCGACGACCACGCCGACCTGGCCCGCTCGGCCCAGGTGCTGGCGGCCATCGCCGACACCACCACCGAGGCCACGGCCGAGACCACGACCCATCCCAGGCTGGAGCGGTAG